In Paenibacillus sp. 1781tsa1, one DNA window encodes the following:
- a CDS encoding methyltransferase domain-containing protein, which produces MNIKEAASRLGISARAIRFYEEKGLILPAKQSSNRYRTYTENDIWRLQTIAALREIGMSLQDITHALGEIDQGNQQRLEEYLELQQAVMYAQWIELKRMMDTTQRMIDLNRQDGPLDVSHLHDLADSARRLREARQNWHDRWNYDTQAAIHDQRVQTAGSASSGQSHSEGRHHSDNASSISDEHEVPHPHHPADHSTPSDSNDTVQSSFYLYHNYEEALEQTTHWVSPALGEKGLDIGTGTGNLAGKLLQQGADMTAIDQSREMLRRCRTKYPEMRVKLGNFLALPFADQSFDFVVSSFAFHHLSPDQQLLALQEMQRVLTSRGRIGLTDLMFVDAAHREAYVREAELSGHEEQLRALRERHFPLLDELCRWLEQQGYVTKHVRHNDLLHTLLAVPLR; this is translated from the coding sequence CAGACTTGGTATATCGGCGAGAGCGATTCGCTTTTATGAGGAAAAAGGATTAATTCTACCCGCCAAACAGTCCAGTAACAGGTATCGCACATACACTGAGAATGATATCTGGCGGCTTCAGACCATTGCTGCGCTGCGTGAGATCGGCATGTCGCTACAGGATATTACACACGCGCTCGGAGAGATCGATCAAGGGAACCAGCAGCGGCTGGAAGAATATCTGGAGCTGCAACAGGCCGTCATGTATGCCCAGTGGATTGAGCTCAAACGTATGATGGATACAACCCAGCGCATGATTGACCTGAATCGTCAGGACGGACCGCTGGATGTCAGTCATCTGCACGATCTCGCGGACAGTGCGCGTCGCCTGCGTGAAGCGCGGCAGAACTGGCATGATCGTTGGAATTATGACACACAGGCAGCTATCCATGATCAGCGAGTGCAGACGGCGGGAAGTGCGAGTTCTGGACAATCCCATTCAGAGGGCAGGCATCATTCGGACAACGCCTCGTCTATAAGTGATGAGCATGAAGTTCCACATCCACACCATCCTGCAGATCATTCCACGCCGAGCGATTCCAATGACACAGTACAGTCTTCCTTTTATCTGTATCACAACTATGAGGAAGCGCTCGAACAGACAACTCATTGGGTCTCTCCCGCCCTTGGTGAGAAAGGACTCGATATTGGTACAGGCACAGGTAATCTGGCTGGGAAACTGCTACAGCAAGGCGCAGACATGACTGCAATTGACCAGTCCCGGGAGATGCTGCGCAGATGTCGTACCAAATATCCCGAGATGCGTGTGAAGCTTGGTAACTTTCTGGCTTTGCCTTTTGCAGATCAATCCTTTGACTTTGTCGTATCCAGCTTCGCCTTCCATCATCTGAGTCCAGACCAGCAACTACTGGCCTTACAGGAGATGCAGCGAGTTCTAACCTCGCGCGGACGTATCGGTCTAACCGATCTGATGTTTGTCGATGCTGCTCACCGCGAGGCATATGTCCGTGAAGCTGAATTATCAGGACACGAGGAACAACTGCGTGCCTTGCGTGAGCGTCACTTCCCTCTGCTGGATGAGCTATGCCGCTGGCTGGAACAACAGGGTTACGTCACAAAACATGTGCGGCATAATGATCTGTTGCACACGTTGCTGGCTGTTCCGCTGCGATGA